A window of Campylobacter pinnipediorum subsp. pinnipediorum contains these coding sequences:
- a CDS encoding epoxyqueuosine reductase QueH — MLIHICCSVDSHYFLQKLRADLPDENLVGYFYDPNIHPYSEFLLRFEDVKRSCDKLGIKLICGDYDYDSWLQGTKGLEDEPEKGKRCSYCFDFRVGNSAKKATEIGEKTITTTLLMSPKKDFEQLTNSLKKAVENTQIEIYAKDYRKNGGTNKQFTLAKKDKLYHQNYCGCIFGLSKQREAQKLPLSELCSEINARIMPGSIEERLELYKNVRECEEKGIIFTLKRNSFLNYRLLRAFVKFDGKTIPSYFMLYSNFKRNFIKFNLQEQVDENTNLRDGIVLLSISRFNTLFNTNFKDTTQLCKNPLSIENELKIREELSGTMSLNPIIILDDVKLGKYEIYAKNELYQDSKEILKILDNK; from the coding sequence ATGTTGATTCATATTTGTTGTTCTGTTGATAGTCATTATTTTTTACAAAAATTAAGAGCTGATTTGCCAGATGAGAATTTGGTTGGTTATTTTTATGACCCAAACATACATCCATATAGTGAGTTTTTACTAAGATTTGAAGATGTAAAACGCTCTTGTGATAAGCTTGGAATAAAGCTTATTTGTGGGGATTATGACTATGATAGTTGGTTACAAGGCACAAAAGGACTAGAAGATGAGCCAGAAAAAGGCAAAAGATGTAGTTATTGTTTTGATTTTAGGGTTGGAAATAGTGCAAAAAAAGCTACCGAAATAGGAGAAAAAACCATAACGACCACTCTTTTAATGAGTCCAAAAAAAGACTTTGAACAATTAACAAATTCTTTAAAAAAGGCTGTTGAAAACACACAGATAGAAATTTATGCAAAAGATTACCGCAAAAATGGTGGAACAAACAAACAATTTACATTAGCAAAAAAAGATAAATTATATCATCAAAATTATTGTGGCTGTATATTTGGACTTTCTAAACAAAGAGAGGCACAAAAGCTTCCACTTAGCGAACTTTGTAGCGAAATAAATGCAAGGATAATGCCCGGAAGCATAGAAGAGAGATTAGAACTTTATAAAAACGTAAGAGAGTGTGAAGAAAAAGGGATAATCTTTACTCTAAAAAGAAACTCTTTCTTAAACTACCGACTTCTTAGGGCATTTGTTAAGTTTGATGGCAAAACAATACCTAGTTATTTTATGCTTTATTCAAATTTTAAAAGAAATTTTATAAAGTTTAATTTACAAGAACAAGTAGATGAAAATACAAATTTGCGTGATGGAATCGTGCTTTTATCAATATCGAGATTTAACACTCTTTTTAATACAAATTTCAAAGACACAACACAACTTTGCAAAAACCCATTAAGCATAGAAAACGAGCTTAAAATAAGAGAAGAATTAAGCGGAACAATGAGCCTAAATCCGATAATAATACTAGATGATGTAAAACTTGGTAAATATGAAATTTATGCAAAAAATGAGTTATACCAAGATAGCAAAGAGATTTTAAAAATTTTAGACAACAAATAG
- a CDS encoding menaquinone biosynthesis decarboxylase yields the protein MDYIKLLEENGLLTKIKQPVDLDLEIGHISYIEVKKEDSKAILFTNVIDKNGKKYPPVLTNIYGSKKALELIFKRHPDDIADEIQALLKPKKPKNLMQKIDFLSYLFSMKKVFTKQIDKNAQAQEIVHLNEDVNLLDLPALKTWELDGGRFITMGQVYTKSLNGELSNLGMYRLQIYDKNRLGMHWQIHKDGANFFHEYKKAGKKMPVSVAIGGDPLYIWCGQAPLPKGIFELLLYGFIRKEPAKLVKSITNDILVPHDADFVIEGFVDTSKTELEGPFGDHTGFYTPIEPFPVMDVTAITQKKDPIFHATVVGKPPLEDKYMGWATERIFLPLLKTTVPELNDYYMPENGVFHNLILAKLKTLYPGHAKQAMHAFWGVGQMSFVKHAIFVDENAPELQNLDAFSTYVLNRFGEKSLLISEGVCDQLDHASPNSCYGGKLGIDATMDLSDDGINTISDNELLAKFKEISNDILELKQYKTDTKNPICIIKFAKKEPIKDLFEKLLEIKDYFKILIFVNEQNRINNPYMLTWRVVNNIDAIRDIYIKDSRFCVDATPKNTQDGYEREWPKQTDCTREVVDSLIKRGIVKDNPDLFEKFEIFG from the coding sequence TTAACGAACATATATGGCTCAAAAAAAGCATTAGAGCTAATTTTTAAAAGACATCCTGATGATATAGCAGATGAAATTCAAGCTCTTTTAAAACCAAAAAAACCAAAAAATTTAATGCAAAAAATTGATTTTTTATCATATCTGTTTAGCATGAAAAAAGTTTTTACAAAGCAAATAGATAAAAATGCACAAGCTCAAGAAATAGTACACCTTAACGAAGATGTAAATTTACTTGACCTTCCAGCGCTAAAAACTTGGGAGCTTGATGGCGGAAGATTTATAACAATGGGGCAAGTTTATACCAAAAGCCTTAATGGAGAACTTTCAAACCTAGGCATGTATAGATTACAAATATATGATAAGAACAGGCTTGGTATGCATTGGCAGATACACAAAGATGGTGCAAATTTTTTTCACGAATACAAAAAAGCAGGCAAGAAAATGCCAGTTAGTGTAGCTATAGGCGGAGATCCTTTGTATATTTGGTGCGGTCAGGCGCCATTGCCTAAGGGTATTTTTGAGCTTTTATTGTATGGTTTTATAAGAAAAGAACCGGCAAAACTTGTAAAAAGCATAACAAATGATATTTTAGTACCTCACGATGCTGATTTTGTTATAGAGGGATTTGTAGATACGAGCAAGACTGAGCTTGAAGGTCCTTTTGGAGATCATACTGGCTTTTATACCCCGATAGAGCCTTTTCCGGTTATGGATGTAACTGCTATCACACAAAAAAAAGATCCTATATTTCATGCAACAGTTGTCGGGAAACCACCGCTTGAGGACAAATATATGGGTTGGGCTACAGAGAGAATTTTCTTACCGCTTTTAAAAACAACAGTGCCTGAACTAAATGATTATTATATGCCAGAAAATGGTGTTTTTCACAATCTAATCTTAGCAAAACTAAAAACCCTTTATCCAGGTCACGCCAAACAAGCAATGCATGCTTTTTGGGGTGTTGGACAGATGAGCTTTGTAAAACATGCTATTTTTGTTGATGAAAATGCGCCGGAACTACAAAATTTAGATGCGTTTAGTACCTATGTTCTAAATCGTTTTGGAGAAAAATCACTTCTTATATCAGAAGGGGTTTGCGACCAGCTAGATCACGCTTCGCCAAACTCTTGTTATGGCGGAAAACTAGGCATAGATGCCACAATGGATTTGTCCGATGATGGTATAAATACCATAAGCGATAATGAATTATTGGCTAAGTTTAAAGAAATTTCAAATGATATTTTAGAACTTAAACAATACAAAACAGATACAAAAAACCCAATATGTATAATAAAATTTGCAAAAAAAGAGCCAATAAAAGATCTCTTTGAAAAGTTATTAGAAATAAAAGATTATTTTAAAATTCTCATATTTGTTAATGAACAAAACAGGATAAATAACCCATACATGCTAACTTGGAGAGTAGTAAACAATATAGATGCTATCCGTGATATTTATATAAAAGATAGTAGATTTTGTGTAGATGCAACACCAAAAAATACACAAGATGGATACGAAAGAGAATGGCCAAAACAAACTGACTGTACTCGTGAAGTAGTTGATAGCCTTATAAAAAGGGGGATAGTCAAAGACAACCCTGATTTATTTGAAAAATTTGAAATTTTTGGTTAA